A genomic segment from Paenibacillus sp. FSL K6-1096 encodes:
- a CDS encoding 5'-deoxyadenosine deaminase, giving the protein MANILIRHAEIITMNKQEDIIHGDIRIRDNLIVEIGSGLEAQGDERVIDAANRTVIPGFVQTHIHLCQTLFRGKGDDLELMDWLRKRIWPLEAAHDEDSLYYSAMLGIGELITSGTTTIVDMETVHHTDYAFQAIAASGIRALSGKVMMDQKNPEAPAALQEDTAASLQESVDLLEKWNGYGNGRIQYAFSPRFVISCTEELLREVGSLSARYGVKVHTHASENPGEIELVQAMTGMRNVVYLDHLGLANERLILAHCVWLDAEEKRILRDRGVHVSHCPGSNLKLASGIADTPGMLQEHIHLSLGADGAPCNNNLDMFNEMRLAAIIQKPGHGPTAMDARSVFRMATIGGAKAVGMEDQIGSIEVGKKADLAILNLYNFHTFPSYDVDPISRIVYSATRADVETTIVDGEILMEKGLLKTVDKEVVLREANRSITRLLGKTRLA; this is encoded by the coding sequence ATGGCCAATATCCTGATCAGACATGCTGAGATTATTACAATGAACAAACAGGAGGATATCATCCACGGAGACATCCGCATCAGGGATAACCTGATTGTGGAGATCGGGAGCGGCCTTGAAGCGCAGGGAGACGAGCGGGTGATCGACGCTGCGAACCGGACAGTTATTCCCGGCTTTGTGCAGACCCATATTCACCTGTGCCAGACTCTTTTTCGCGGGAAAGGGGATGATCTGGAGCTGATGGACTGGCTGCGTAAACGGATCTGGCCGCTGGAGGCAGCGCATGATGAGGATTCCCTGTATTACTCCGCCATGCTGGGGATTGGCGAGCTGATTACCAGCGGGACAACCACAATCGTCGATATGGAGACCGTCCATCACACGGATTACGCCTTCCAGGCGATTGCGGCAAGCGGCATCCGCGCCTTGTCCGGCAAAGTGATGATGGATCAGAAGAACCCGGAGGCGCCGGCGGCGCTCCAGGAGGACACCGCAGCCTCGCTGCAGGAGAGTGTGGATCTGCTGGAGAAGTGGAACGGGTACGGGAACGGCCGGATTCAGTACGCGTTCTCGCCGCGTTTTGTGATCTCCTGTACGGAGGAGCTGCTGAGGGAGGTGGGCAGTCTCTCGGCCCGCTACGGGGTTAAGGTGCACACCCATGCCTCGGAGAATCCGGGGGAGATTGAGCTGGTGCAGGCGATGACCGGGATGCGCAATGTCGTCTACCTGGACCACCTGGGACTGGCTAATGAACGGCTGATTCTGGCTCACTGTGTCTGGCTGGATGCGGAGGAGAAGCGGATTCTGCGGGACCGGGGGGTCCATGTCAGCCATTGCCCGGGCTCTAACCTCAAGCTGGCCTCCGGCATCGCTGATACCCCGGGAATGCTGCAGGAGCATATTCACCTCAGTCTGGGGGCGGACGGTGCCCCGTGTAATAACAACCTCGACATGTTCAACGAGATGCGGCTGGCGGCAATTATCCAGAAGCCGGGGCATGGACCTACGGCGATGGATGCGCGGAGCGTGTTCCGGATGGCGACTATCGGCGGAGCGAAGGCGGTAGGCATGGAGGATCAGATCGGCAGCATCGAGGTCGGCAAAAAAGCGGATCTGGCGATCCTCAATCTCTACAACTTCCATACGTTCCCCTCCTATGATGTGGACCCTATTTCGCGGATCGTCTACTCCGCCACCCGCGCCGATGTGGAGACAACCATCGTGGACGGCGAGATTCTGATGGAGAAGGGGCTGCTGAAGACAGTCGATAAGGAGGTTGTGCTGCGTGAGGCCAACCGTTCCATTACAAGACTCCTGGGGAAGACGCGGTTAGCCTGA
- the wecB gene encoding UDP-N-acetylglucosamine 2-epimerase (non-hydrolyzing) has product MKIMTILGTRPEIIRLSVIIPLLDKYADRHVLVHTGQNFTASLSGIFFAELGLRAPDYVLQDKQAGLGGQLAAMFGSLEGILLQEQPDRILLLGDTNSALCAILAERMGIPVVHMEAGNRCYDLKVPEEKNRRVIDAVSTINMPYTQQSKRHLLSEGFPSQRIVLTGNPIHEVITHYEERIGASDILSRLGLTAGQYLLVTAHRAENVDDPEALLQIMSGLNLVAEHFGLRLICSIHPRTRSKLTGQFPLTMHPLVEFHEPFGFFDFVHLERHALCAITDSGTVQEECCLMGVPTVTIRRTTERPETVDCGSNVVSGVEKDSILRCTVLMTSLKPDWEAPEGYLAPDVSDKVVKFLLGGNLHVQ; this is encoded by the coding sequence ATGAAGATCATGACGATTTTGGGCACACGGCCCGAGATTATCCGGCTCAGCGTCATCATTCCGCTGCTCGATAAGTATGCTGACCGCCATGTGCTGGTGCACACGGGACAGAATTTCACTGCAAGCCTCAGCGGGATTTTCTTCGCCGAGCTGGGGCTCCGCGCACCGGACTATGTGCTGCAGGATAAGCAGGCCGGGCTTGGAGGCCAGCTCGCCGCCATGTTCGGCAGCCTGGAGGGTATCCTGCTGCAGGAGCAGCCGGACCGGATTCTGCTGCTGGGGGACACCAACAGCGCGCTGTGTGCCATTCTGGCTGAGCGGATGGGCATTCCTGTAGTTCATATGGAGGCGGGGAACCGCTGTTACGATCTGAAGGTACCGGAGGAGAAGAACCGCCGTGTCATAGATGCCGTCTCGACCATAAATATGCCTTATACCCAGCAGAGCAAAAGACATCTGCTCAGCGAAGGGTTCCCCAGCCAGCGGATCGTGCTGACCGGCAACCCTATCCATGAAGTGATTACGCATTATGAAGAGAGAATCGGGGCCAGCGATATTCTGTCCCGGCTTGGGCTGACAGCGGGGCAATATCTGCTGGTGACCGCCCACCGGGCCGAGAATGTGGATGATCCTGAAGCCCTGCTCCAGATTATGTCCGGGCTGAACCTGGTGGCCGAACATTTCGGGCTCCGTCTCATCTGCAGCATCCATCCCCGCACACGCTCCAAGCTTACGGGGCAGTTCCCGCTGACTATGCACCCGCTGGTGGAATTCCATGAGCCGTTCGGATTTTTTGACTTCGTCCATCTGGAACGGCATGCCCTGTGCGCGATTACCGACAGCGGCACCGTCCAGGAGGAATGCTGCCTGATGGGAGTGCCGACCGTGACCATCCGCCGGACAACAGAACGGCCGGAGACGGTCGATTGCGGCAGTAATGTGGTGTCCGGTGTAGAGAAGGACAGCATTCTGCGCTGCACTGTGCTGATGACGTCGCTTAAGCCTGACTGGGAGGCACCGGAGGGCTATCTGGCCCCGGATGTCTCGGATAAAGTAGTTAAATTTCTGCTTGGAGGGAACCTGCATGTTCAATAA
- a CDS encoding DUF3880 domain-containing protein, which translates to MIAKKRSGHPRDYREGYLQGYHLGLCEAVKRMSTPEVGASRPLRLMYVPQGFQAIDTGMAEALRLLVSELIICSPETMLEVAARESPEAVLVMNGLHVFPENHLDQIDAIRQLGIKTAIWFVDDPYFTEDTSVICKHYDYVFTHELNCVEFYRSLGMTSVYYLPLCVNPQMFYPRRTGPQYHYDVVFIGNAFRNRTELFDQLAPFLRGKKVLIAGGFWERLNCYQELLPFIKSGFMPPEETANYYSGAKLVINIHRPWEGGQDNRNTFQLPSLSINPRTYEISACGTMQLTDIRGDLDSHYTPGRDLETFASADELKRKIEYYLNHEKERRQYALRGLRTTLLRHTFTSRLPHLLGVLTAQG; encoded by the coding sequence GTGATAGCAAAAAAGAGAAGCGGACATCCGCGCGATTACCGGGAGGGTTATCTGCAAGGATACCATCTCGGCCTGTGTGAAGCCGTCAAGCGCATGAGTACCCCTGAGGTAGGAGCCTCCCGGCCGCTGAGGCTGATGTACGTTCCGCAGGGATTTCAGGCGATTGACACAGGAATGGCAGAAGCGCTGCGTCTGCTGGTTAGCGAACTGATTATCTGTTCTCCGGAAACGATGCTGGAGGTGGCGGCGCGCGAGTCGCCGGAAGCGGTGCTGGTGATGAACGGGCTGCATGTGTTTCCTGAGAATCATCTTGACCAGATCGATGCAATTAGACAGCTGGGCATCAAGACGGCGATCTGGTTTGTGGATGACCCATATTTCACAGAGGATACCTCAGTCATCTGCAAGCATTATGATTATGTATTTACGCATGAACTGAACTGTGTGGAATTCTACCGTTCCCTCGGGATGACCTCAGTGTACTATCTTCCGCTGTGTGTCAATCCGCAGATGTTCTACCCCCGCCGGACGGGGCCGCAGTATCACTACGATGTGGTGTTTATCGGCAACGCCTTCCGCAACCGGACAGAGCTGTTCGATCAGCTGGCCCCGTTCCTGCGCGGCAAGAAGGTGCTGATTGCCGGGGGATTCTGGGAGAGGCTGAACTGCTACCAGGAGCTGTTGCCTTTCATCAAAAGCGGGTTCATGCCGCCGGAAGAGACCGCCAATTATTACAGCGGCGCGAAGCTTGTCATTAACATCCACCGCCCCTGGGAAGGCGGGCAGGATAACCGGAATACCTTCCAGCTGCCGTCCCTCTCCATTAATCCGCGGACCTACGAGATCAGCGCCTGCGGAACCATGCAGCTGACCGACATCCGCGGCGATCTGGACAGCCACTACACACCGGGCCGCGATCTGGAGACCTTCGCTTCCGCCGACGAGCTGAAGCGCAAAATTGAATATTACCTGAATCACGAGAAAGAGCGCCGACAGTATGCGCTGCGCGGACTGCGGACCACGCTGCTGCGCCATACGTTTACTTCGCGCCTGCCTCACTTACTGGGAGTTCTTACTGCGCAAGGGTGA
- a CDS encoding LTA synthase family protein, which produces MREGKPAPWQAHFYIVAGLVWLKLLLLRMLFFERIAWQWIAADLAPVLLIMGVLAALTPGRMKKAVFWGFNGLMSLLLFAASVYFNHFGSVPTYLALYELNQVFQVKESVESTIELVDYLFFADLAVILLYSLFRRWKQGPALYRSSPSSRRSRRVYRVVWLVGILGGGLLSAYSINSARGITNELVQAESAGFLNYEVVAAIKAREDNGLIGTGDIQETIEKVRALEATYPYQTQAGAVPKYFGSQKNKNVIIIQMEAFQNFPLHQKLEGRELTPVLNSLADGGFYFPHVYQQVGPGNTSDAEFMSNTSIYPIATLAMSTGFGDRELPALPRLVRDHGYEAYTFHINKAGFWNRNKLYPALGFNGYYDKPAFKNDHFNNFGASDEQLYATAVQKLAALQKKGTPYYAQLVTASSHHPFRVPDSFKKLQVPDRLKDTMLGDYLTAVNYTDYAIGTLIDGLKREGMWENTMLVLYGDHFGLQPKDVPAEQVEEALGIKYDDRISRFNIPLIIHVPGMEQGQVVERTGGQLDVLPTVANLLGISLKEEGFTAFGHDLLNIDRNIVGMRYYLPTGSFFNDEVMFVPGTGFADGEAFSLDTYKKVDDFSKYQSDYDYILKLMGLSDQYVKLLPQR; this is translated from the coding sequence ATGAGAGAGGGCAAGCCTGCGCCGTGGCAGGCGCATTTCTATATCGTGGCGGGGCTGGTCTGGCTGAAGCTGCTGCTCCTGAGGATGCTGTTCTTCGAGCGGATTGCCTGGCAATGGATCGCGGCAGATCTGGCGCCGGTGCTGCTCATTATGGGTGTGCTGGCTGCCTTGACTCCCGGACGGATGAAGAAGGCGGTCTTCTGGGGCTTCAATGGCCTAATGTCGCTGCTGCTTTTTGCCGCCAGTGTGTACTTCAATCACTTCGGCTCAGTCCCGACGTATCTGGCGCTTTATGAGCTGAATCAGGTCTTCCAGGTAAAAGAGAGCGTGGAATCAACGATTGAGCTGGTAGATTATCTGTTTTTTGCCGATCTGGCAGTCATCTTGCTCTATTCGCTCTTCCGCAGATGGAAGCAGGGGCCGGCGCTGTACCGGAGCAGTCCGTCCTCACGCAGAAGCCGGAGGGTCTACCGGGTAGTATGGCTGGTTGGAATCCTCGGCGGCGGATTGCTCTCGGCCTATTCGATCAATTCAGCCCGGGGAATTACCAATGAGCTGGTCCAGGCGGAGAGCGCCGGCTTCCTGAATTATGAGGTGGTGGCGGCGATCAAGGCCCGGGAGGATAACGGCCTGATCGGCACCGGGGATATTCAGGAGACGATAGAGAAGGTAAGAGCGCTGGAGGCTACTTATCCCTATCAGACCCAGGCAGGCGCAGTGCCGAAATATTTCGGCTCGCAGAAGAACAAGAACGTTATCATCATCCAAATGGAGGCGTTCCAGAACTTCCCGCTGCATCAGAAGCTGGAGGGCCGGGAGCTGACACCGGTGCTGAACAGCCTGGCAGACGGGGGCTTCTATTTCCCGCATGTGTACCAGCAGGTGGGTCCGGGCAATACCTCTGATGCAGAGTTCATGAGCAACACCTCGATCTACCCGATCGCCACACTCGCTATGTCAACCGGCTTCGGCGACCGGGAGCTGCCGGCGCTGCCGCGTCTGGTGCGGGACCACGGGTATGAGGCGTATACGTTCCATATCAATAAGGCAGGCTTCTGGAACCGCAATAAGCTGTATCCCGCGCTTGGCTTCAACGGGTATTATGACAAGCCGGCCTTCAAGAATGACCACTTCAATAACTTCGGGGCCTCCGACGAGCAGCTCTACGCCACCGCTGTACAGAAGCTGGCCGCGCTGCAGAAGAAAGGGACGCCATACTATGCCCAACTGGTCACCGCCTCCAGCCATCATCCGTTCCGGGTCCCGGACAGCTTCAAGAAGCTTCAGGTGCCGGACCGGCTGAAGGATACGATGCTGGGCGATTACCTGACAGCAGTAAATTATACCGATTATGCGATCGGTACGCTGATTGACGGGCTGAAGCGGGAGGGCATGTGGGAGAACACCATGCTGGTGCTGTACGGCGACCACTTCGGCCTGCAGCCGAAGGATGTTCCGGCGGAGCAGGTGGAGGAAGCGCTTGGCATCAAGTATGATGACCGGATCAGCCGCTTCAACATTCCGCTGATTATTCATGTGCCCGGCATGGAGCAGGGGCAGGTCGTGGAGCGGACCGGAGGACAGCTTGATGTGCTGCCTACCGTAGCCAATCTGCTCGGCATTTCACTGAAGGAGGAAGGCTTCACGGCCTTCGGGCATGATCTGCTTAATATTGACCGCAATATCGTAGGCATGAGGTATTATTTGCCGACAGGCTCGTTTTTTAACGATGAAGTGATGTTCGTGCCGGGAACCGGCTTCGCGGACGGCGAGGCGTTCTCGCTGGATACGTATAAGAAGGTAGATGATTTCAGTAAATACCAGAGTGATTATGACTATATCCTGAAGCTGATGGGCTTATCGGATCAATATGTGAAGCTGCTGCCGCAGCGTTAG
- a CDS encoding GNAT family N-acetyltransferase, translating to MSGNEIRRAHSGEIQEIMNLISKCVQVMQAGGSDQWDESYPNREVISGDIRNGTLFVCTDQGAIAGILVLDENQAEQYQDIEWLETQGPHLIMHRLAVHPEIQGKGIARRLIAFAEEFARSGGYSSIRLDTYAKNDKALRLYPSLGYLQRGEVRFPGRTADFPVFEKVLTEISER from the coding sequence ATGAGCGGAAATGAGATACGGAGAGCGCACAGCGGAGAGATTCAGGAGATTATGAATCTGATTTCCAAATGTGTACAAGTCATGCAGGCCGGCGGAAGCGATCAATGGGATGAGAGCTATCCGAACCGTGAGGTCATTAGCGGGGACATCAGGAACGGAACCTTGTTTGTCTGCACCGATCAGGGAGCGATTGCCGGAATTCTTGTGCTGGACGAGAATCAGGCGGAGCAGTATCAGGACATAGAGTGGTTAGAGACGCAAGGGCCGCATCTGATCATGCACCGGCTTGCGGTCCATCCGGAGATTCAGGGCAAGGGAATCGCCCGGCGGCTGATCGCTTTTGCCGAGGAGTTCGCCCGCAGCGGCGGATACAGCAGCATCCGGCTGGATACCTATGCGAAGAATGATAAGGCCCTCCGGCTGTATCCTTCACTGGGTTACCTGCAGAGGGGAGAGGTGCGTTTTCCCGGACGTACGGCGGATTTTCCTGTATTCGAGAAGGTGTTGACGGAAATTTCCGAGAGATGA
- a CDS encoding aspartyl-phosphate phosphatase Spo0E family protein, translating to MGNDEYKHKIEQARQELNRLALEYGMQDVRVLRQSVKLDALLNEYSDCSAEKDDQLY from the coding sequence ATGGGAAATGATGAATACAAGCATAAGATTGAGCAGGCAAGACAGGAGTTGAACAGACTGGCCCTGGAATACGGGATGCAGGATGTACGGGTACTCCGTCAATCGGTGAAGCTGGATGCGCTCCTGAATGAGTATAGTGACTGCAGTGCAGAGAAGGATGATCAGCTTTATTAG
- a CDS encoding DUF3131 domain-containing protein gives MQSKITKVLQHMAHTHEQMARILDAERHVAVRMSQIVHDLPDADPDFGGFSGLVESSGQVNKSIIAYLNAFADLEEAMAEGVGRVIKELNGQEEE, from the coding sequence GTGCAGAGTAAAATTACGAAAGTCCTGCAGCACATGGCCCATACGCACGAACAAATGGCACGGATTCTCGACGCCGAACGCCACGTAGCCGTCCGTATGTCGCAAATAGTTCACGATCTGCCGGATGCGGACCCTGATTTCGGCGGATTCAGTGGGCTGGTCGAAAGCTCAGGTCAGGTCAACAAAAGCATTATTGCCTACTTGAACGCCTTCGCTGATCTGGAAGAGGCGATGGCCGAGGGAGTGGGCAGAGTCATTAAGGAACTCAATGGTCAGGAAGAAGAGTAA
- a CDS encoding glycosyltransferase, which produces MADKATIVLFSHVSNTRSITGAEKLLLFFSRELSVYFNCILVAPQDGKLTRLARSYGIEVRLMSIPLVYGMYTPYAGLPADLRKLQESADYQELCRWLAVVRPAFIISSTCVHALPPIAAKSLGIPVVWKISETMIDNEFTPLSVQLIHQHSDEILAISQTAAACFPEDIREGKVTQLPPSWNDADMMFEAWSKLRGERRGELGIAPGEPLIGYVSSFINKEKGLEHFVRMAALVQEQHPAARYLVVGTPGDKSYYERCVRRVKMEGLTSRFRFVGYEECLPAAYCAMDVLVVPSLIREGFGMTALEGYAFSKPVVAYDSGGLREILIAAGCADLLVPVGETGLLAERVNALLADQAQAAIVGSQARERIGAAYGPAAYRARLQGLAERWHLRYCLRPPQAGGEDLPPAAQPAGEETPAAAQPRGRSARRAARLRAAKLRRGKLRRAGARAGKRTGRKKRAAGSARRRASGGSKKRRAGRAARRRSGRRRKRA; this is translated from the coding sequence ATGGCCGACAAAGCTACCATTGTCCTCTTTTCGCATGTATCCAATACACGCAGCATTACGGGTGCGGAGAAGCTGCTGCTGTTCTTCAGCCGGGAGCTGTCAGTCTACTTCAACTGTATTCTTGTGGCTCCGCAGGACGGGAAGCTGACGCGCCTGGCCCGGAGCTACGGGATTGAAGTCCGGCTGATGTCGATTCCGCTGGTCTACGGTATGTACACTCCGTACGCGGGTCTTCCCGCTGATCTCCGCAAGCTTCAGGAGAGCGCGGATTACCAGGAGCTGTGCCGCTGGCTTGCGGTAGTACGTCCCGCCTTCATCATCTCCAGCACCTGCGTTCACGCCCTGCCGCCGATTGCGGCGAAGTCGCTGGGTATCCCGGTGGTCTGGAAGATCTCGGAGACGATGATCGACAATGAGTTCACTCCGCTGAGTGTACAGCTGATCCATCAGCACAGCGATGAGATTCTGGCGATCTCGCAGACGGCGGCGGCTTGCTTCCCCGAGGACATTCGCGAGGGTAAGGTGACGCAGCTCCCGCCGTCCTGGAATGATGCGGATATGATGTTTGAAGCCTGGAGCAAGCTGCGGGGAGAACGGCGGGGTGAGCTTGGGATCGCACCGGGAGAACCGCTGATCGGCTATGTCTCTTCCTTCATTAATAAGGAGAAGGGGCTGGAGCATTTCGTCCGGATGGCCGCGCTGGTGCAAGAGCAGCATCCGGCTGCCCGTTATCTCGTCGTAGGCACCCCAGGTGATAAAAGCTACTATGAACGCTGTGTCCGCAGAGTGAAAATGGAAGGCCTGACCTCCCGCTTCCGGTTCGTCGGATACGAAGAATGTCTGCCCGCCGCTTATTGCGCTATGGATGTTCTCGTCGTGCCCAGCCTGATCCGCGAAGGCTTCGGCATGACGGCGCTGGAGGGGTATGCCTTCAGCAAGCCGGTCGTGGCCTATGATTCCGGCGGCCTGCGGGAGATTCTGATCGCTGCAGGCTGCGCTGACCTGCTGGTGCCTGTGGGGGAAACCGGGCTGCTGGCCGAGCGGGTGAACGCTCTTCTGGCCGACCAGGCTCAGGCGGCCATAGTCGGCAGCCAGGCGCGGGAGCGCATCGGGGCCGCCTACGGCCCGGCGGCTTACCGCGCCCGCCTGCAGGGCTTAGCGGAGAGATGGCATCTCCGCTACTGCCTCCGCCCGCCGCAAGCCGGCGGCGAGGACCTTCCGCCCGCAGCGCAGCCGGCGGGCGAAGAGACACCCGCGGCTGCGCAGCCGCGGGGGCGTTCCGCCCGCCGTGCCGCACGGCTGCGGGCGGCGAAGCTGCGGCGCGGCAAGCTGCGCCGCGCGGGGGCCCGTGCCGGTAAGCGCACGGGCCGCAAGAAGCGCGCGGCAGGCTCCGCGCGCCGGAGGGCCAGCGGCGGCAGCAAGAAGCGCCGCGCGGGCCGGGCTGCGCGCCGCCGGAGCGGGCGGCGGCGCAAGCGGGCTTAA
- a CDS encoding glycosyltransferase, with the protein MNNEFIMPAPPLPRTPAEEEKLRGRLNGFKTGYDEGYLRGRLAILDGRPEEPQPVRSIHVMYVASGKGYPYSPLDEAVLSSLQRLTAQVTVTDVRQNLVELAAAQRPDLVLVLDGMDLPLEQVAVLRGQGIRTAIWLTDDPYYTDFTIKIVNHYDYVFTLERNCVEFYRGLGCSEVHYLPFAAYREHYRPTTGRSPISRDVSFIGSAYWNRINFFRDIMPELMSYNTVINGIWWDRLPEAPLYGDRIEIGKWMSPQETAVAYSGSKVVINLHRSHIDEAVNNNTLIIPAVSPNPRTFEIAASGTLQLCDAREDMGSFYKVGEEIDTFSSPREMLDKIQYYLTHEEERREMALRAFERTLKDHTYSKRLTQMLNIIYG; encoded by the coding sequence ATGAACAACGAGTTTATCATGCCTGCCCCTCCATTGCCGAGGACCCCTGCGGAGGAGGAGAAGCTGCGGGGACGCCTCAACGGCTTCAAGACCGGCTACGATGAGGGGTATCTGCGCGGGCGCCTGGCGATTCTGGACGGCCGGCCCGAGGAGCCGCAGCCGGTGCGGAGCATCCATGTCATGTACGTGGCTTCGGGCAAAGGTTATCCGTATTCTCCGCTGGATGAGGCGGTGCTCTCCTCACTACAAAGACTGACGGCCCAGGTGACCGTGACCGATGTGCGCCAGAATCTGGTGGAGCTGGCCGCAGCCCAGCGCCCCGATCTGGTGCTGGTACTGGACGGCATGGATCTGCCGCTGGAGCAGGTTGCCGTGCTGCGCGGCCAGGGGATCAGAACCGCCATTTGGCTTACGGACGATCCGTACTATACCGACTTCACCATTAAAATCGTTAACCACTATGACTATGTATTCACACTGGAGCGCAATTGCGTGGAGTTCTACCGGGGCTTAGGGTGCAGCGAGGTCCATTACCTTCCGTTCGCCGCCTACCGCGAGCACTACCGTCCGACGACCGGGCGTTCGCCGATCAGCCGTGACGTCAGCTTCATCGGGTCTGCATACTGGAACCGGATCAATTTCTTCCGCGACATTATGCCTGAGCTGATGAGCTACAACACCGTCATTAACGGCATCTGGTGGGACCGGTTGCCTGAAGCGCCGCTCTATGGCGACCGGATTGAGATCGGCAAATGGATGTCTCCGCAGGAGACGGCGGTTGCCTACAGCGGATCGAAGGTGGTCATCAACCTCCACCGCTCGCACATCGATGAGGCCGTCAACAATAACACGCTGATTATTCCGGCGGTATCGCCGAATCCGCGCACGTTCGAGATTGCCGCCAGCGGCACCCTGCAGCTCTGCGATGCCCGCGAGGATATGGGGTCCTTCTACAAGGTCGGGGAGGAGATCGACACCTTCAGCAGCCCCAGAGAGATGCTGGATAAAATCCAGTATTACCTGACTCATGAAGAGGAACGCCGGGAGATGGCGCTGCGCGCCTTCGAGCGGACGCTGAAGGACCACACGTACAGCAAACGCCTGACCCAGATGCTGAACATTATCTACGGCTGA
- a CDS encoding restriction endonuclease subunit S produces MSREKAYLQMLESTAVIQWNIAMILEAKAVEAEKVKQWTHHHIHARAFDSHEDQLKESISIHDVIVEMVEGLTKLENGLYSNLKAVLGSGEDEGGDFGGDGDGFSFGDDSK; encoded by the coding sequence ATGAGCAGAGAAAAGGCGTATCTGCAAATGCTGGAGTCAACCGCTGTTATCCAGTGGAACATCGCGATGATTCTTGAGGCCAAGGCGGTGGAAGCGGAAAAAGTGAAGCAGTGGACCCATCATCATATCCACGCTAGAGCATTCGACTCCCATGAAGATCAGCTGAAGGAATCCATCTCCATTCATGATGTTATCGTCGAGATGGTGGAGGGGCTGACGAAGCTGGAGAACGGGCTGTACAGCAATCTCAAGGCCGTGCTGGGCAGCGGTGAGGATGAAGGCGGCGATTTCGGAGGAGACGGGGACGGATTCAGCTTTGGAGATGACAGCAAATGA
- a CDS encoding AAA family ATPase, which yields MSSSSIYGPMLYIRYVELLREQVPSFGMYPFKLPVVRSLERIAFEQPVTFLAGENGTGKSTLLEGIAAAWGFNPEGGTLNFSFNTRASHSGLYEYLRIARGVRRPKDGFFLRAESYYNVASYIDELDEDPMAGRPVKDSYGGSSLHEQSHGESFFATFVHRFGGQGLYILDEPEAALSPVRQMSLLARMHELVKQNSQFIIATHSPILMAYPGADIYLLEGEQIRTVALEETEHYSVTRAFMTDRQKMLRELLGE from the coding sequence ATGAGTTCAAGTTCAATCTACGGTCCGATGCTGTATATCCGGTATGTGGAGCTGCTGCGCGAGCAGGTCCCTTCCTTCGGGATGTATCCGTTTAAGCTGCCGGTGGTGCGTTCGCTGGAGCGGATTGCCTTTGAGCAGCCGGTTACTTTTCTGGCGGGGGAGAATGGAACGGGCAAATCAACACTGCTGGAGGGGATCGCGGCGGCCTGGGGCTTCAACCCGGAGGGCGGTACGCTGAACTTCTCGTTCAACACCCGTGCCTCGCATTCGGGTCTCTATGAATATCTGCGGATTGCTAGAGGGGTCCGGCGGCCGAAGGACGGCTTTTTCCTGCGGGCGGAGAGTTATTACAATGTGGCTTCTTATATTGATGAGCTGGATGAAGATCCAATGGCGGGGCGGCCGGTCAAAGATTCCTATGGCGGGAGCTCGCTGCATGAGCAGTCTCACGGGGAATCCTTCTTCGCCACATTCGTTCACCGCTTCGGCGGGCAGGGCCTCTATATTCTGGACGAGCCGGAGGCAGCCTTGTCTCCTGTGCGGCAAATGTCGCTGCTGGCGCGGATGCATGAGCTGGTGAAGCAGAATTCACAGTTCATCATCGCTACCCACTCGCCGATTCTGATGGCCTATCCGGGGGCGGATATCTACCTGCTGGAGGGAGAACAGATCAGGACGGTGGCGCTGGAGGAGACGGAGCATTATTCGGTGACCCGCGCGTTCATGACGGACCGGCAGAAGATGCTGCGCGAGCTGCTGGGGGAATAG